The Stieleria maiorica genome includes the window CTCGGTGTCCTGGCTGTCGATCGCCGCGGCCAGACGTTCGACTTGGAATCCGATCTGGATCGCCGCTTCGCTGTTGGCGGTGGTGTCTTCTTCGGGTTTGCTGGTGATGACGCTGGCGAAATGCTCGACCAATTCCGGGTCGAACTGCGATCCGGCGTAGCGTCGCAATTCGTCGATCGCGACTTGATGCGAGCAACCCTCGCGGTAGACGCGGTCGGAAACCATGGAGTCATAGCTGTCACAGATCGACAGGATCCGGGCCCCGAGGGGGATTTCAGGCCCCACGGGAAGGTTTCGAAAGCGGCCCGAGCCGTCGAAATGTGCTTGTCGAAACTGAACGGTTTCGGTCAGTTCCTGACATTCGAATGCCGTCTCGATCAGTTCCACGCCGATGCGATCGTGCCACGCGATCAACTCCATTTCATCGGGGCTGAGCTTGCCGCGTTTGAGCAGGATTTCGTCTGAAACGCCGACCTTGCCGATGTCGTGAAGCAGCGCGGCGATTTCCAGAATGTATTGGCTGCCGGCGTCCATGTATTGTTTGGAGACCCGCGAACAGAGGTCGGCCACTCGCCGGCTGTGTTGCGCCGTGGCGGCGTCGCGATAGGACAGCGACGCGATCAATGCGGTCACCGCCTGATAAGGGATTTCGGCGCGTTCCCGCGATTCCGGTTCTCCGCCTTCCATTTGCGACAGTTCGGGACTGTAGGGAATCACACAGTTGCGTCCGCCGCGTTTGGCGGCGTACAAGCACACGTCCGCCTGGTTGATCAGCTCTTGCGGATCGGCTGCGTCGAAGCGAGTTTCGGAAACACCGACGCTGGCGGTCAATCGCAGTTGAGCCGGTTCGGTGAAGGTGATTTTTTCGATCGACGCTCGAGTTTGCTCGGCCAGATCGAGCGCGGTTTCGAAATCGATGCCGGGAAGCAGCACACAGAACTCTTCACCGCCATAGCGGCAAACCAATCCGTGCTCGCCGTGTTCCTCGCGCAGCACACGCGACACTTCGCGCAAGACATCGTCGCCGATGGCGTGCCCGTAGGTGTCGTTGACCCGCTTGAAGTGGTCATTGTCGAACATGATGCACGAGAGCGGCTTCTGTTCGGCGGCGGCGGTTTTCCAGAGGTGCCCGAATCGTTCGAAGAATGCGCGACGGTTCAGGCAACCGGTCAAGGCGTCGGTGGTGGCCAGGATCTCCAGCTCACGGTTTTTCTCTTCGATTTCATCGCGACTTTCACGCAACATGCTCAGCATCGCTTCGAGCTGTTTGCGGTGTTCTTCGATGTGGGTGACGTCACGGAATGTCGCCAAGGCCCCGCGTCGGGAGCTGCCGCCGCCGATCGGGGCGGCGTTAACCGAAAAGATCCGCTCGTCGCCATCATGGACCTTCAGGTGCAAGATTTGCTCGGTGATCGTTGCGGATTCGTCGATCGCCGTCATCCAAGGGTAACTATCCTGGGAATCGCTGTTCTCAAACGTCCACGGCAATTCGTTGGCGCGAGAATTCACCAACAGCTCACTAGACACGTCGACCGTCTCGGCGAACGCCCGGTTGGCCAACACGATTTTCGCCTTTTCGTCCAAGACCAACAGCCCTTCGGCAAGCGTGTCCAATGCCTGGCGGACGCGTTCGGGCACGACCTGTGTGGTGCTGAATACCCGCATCACCTTGCCCACAAACAGGG containing:
- a CDS encoding diguanylate cyclase is translated as MTQIQSDSRRRLSEAVAVNAAAHVRKQQWVDLRATAETLVDRDADLLSIGVRSKHGDLKVNAGHHDDLWQQVSSDSEGIDAISVPITLNRREWGAVEFCFRAPDRSNFGAIAEHPLMRLLAFYCITGLFGYTLFVGKVMRVFSTTQVVPERVRQALDTLAEGLLVLDEKAKIVLANRAFAETVDVSSELLVNSRANELPWTFENSDSQDSYPWMTAIDESATITEQILHLKVHDGDERIFSVNAAPIGGGSSRRGALATFRDVTHIEEHRKQLEAMLSMLRESRDEIEEKNRELEILATTDALTGCLNRRAFFERFGHLWKTAAAEQKPLSCIMFDNDHFKRVNDTYGHAIGDDVLREVSRVLREEHGEHGLVCRYGGEEFCVLLPGIDFETALDLAEQTRASIEKITFTEPAQLRLTASVGVSETRFDAADPQELINQADVCLYAAKRGGRNCVIPYSPELSQMEGGEPESRERAEIPYQAVTALIASLSYRDAATAQHSRRVADLCSRVSKQYMDAGSQYILEIAALLHDIGKVGVSDEILLKRGKLSPDEMELIAWHDRIGVELIETAFECQELTETVQFRQAHFDGSGRFRNLPVGPEIPLGARILSICDSYDSMVSDRVYREGCSHQVAIDELRRYAGSQFDPELVEHFASVITSKPEEDTTANSEAAIQIGFQVERLAAAIDSQDTEGMQTLAARLGMYARSCDIDSIAKAADRIRERASEQEISWLALLHDTNELLELCRTTQSELIQQAESTEEPRVTPAENAPMPELAD